A section of the Kribbella sp. HUAS MG21 genome encodes:
- a CDS encoding LLM class flavin-dependent oxidoreductase, protein MDYGHELVFGTFLTPAVDAPDRVIALAQLTEQVGLDLVSFQDHPYQPRLLDAWTLLSVVAAQTQRVKLTTNVANLPLRHPVVLARSVATLDLITGGRVELGLGAGGFLEAVAANAGPRLTTGQSITALEEAIAIMREVWTPEGGGIRLPGKHYTVSGAKRGPAPAHDVSIWLGAYKPRMLALTGRLADGWLPSSGYAGPDQLAAMNKVIDEAAVEAGRDPAEIRRLYNVGGRFSGGGGFLQGPEELWIDQLTELTLGEGMSTYILASDNPDDIRRFAEVAAGVREAVSVARAGGRVAAAGGAAGGAAAGRPAGGFTVVPTPPPAVRRSAVQLLDEAERPTGPVPDPGRTYTPYQLQSGQHLIDVHDHLRAELEQVRDLVEQVAAGTLGVGAARSHINTMTMRQNNWTLGTYCESYCRLVTTHHSLEDASLFPHLRRADPALVPVVDRLQEEHKIIHDVLEGVDKALVALVDGSGSIDGLRAAVDLLDDTLLSHLSYEERELVEPLARLGVL, encoded by the coding sequence ATGGACTACGGCCACGAGTTGGTCTTCGGCACGTTCCTGACCCCGGCGGTCGACGCCCCGGACCGCGTGATCGCGCTGGCCCAGCTGACCGAGCAGGTCGGTCTCGACCTGGTGAGCTTCCAGGACCATCCGTACCAGCCGCGGTTGCTGGACGCGTGGACGCTCTTGTCCGTGGTCGCCGCCCAGACCCAGCGCGTGAAGCTGACGACCAACGTCGCCAACCTCCCGCTGCGGCACCCCGTGGTCCTCGCACGCAGTGTGGCCACGCTCGACCTCATCACCGGCGGGCGGGTGGAGCTCGGTCTGGGCGCCGGCGGCTTCCTCGAGGCGGTCGCCGCCAACGCCGGGCCCCGGCTGACGACCGGGCAGAGCATCACCGCGCTGGAGGAGGCCATCGCGATCATGCGCGAGGTCTGGACGCCTGAAGGCGGCGGCATCCGGCTGCCCGGCAAGCACTACACGGTGTCCGGTGCGAAGCGCGGTCCGGCGCCGGCGCACGACGTGTCGATATGGCTGGGTGCTTACAAGCCGCGGATGCTCGCTCTGACCGGACGCCTCGCGGACGGATGGCTGCCGAGCAGCGGGTACGCCGGTCCGGACCAGCTCGCCGCCATGAACAAGGTGATCGACGAGGCGGCTGTGGAGGCCGGGCGGGACCCTGCGGAGATCCGGCGGCTGTACAACGTCGGCGGTCGGTTCAGCGGCGGCGGTGGGTTCCTGCAGGGGCCTGAGGAGCTGTGGATCGACCAGCTGACCGAGCTGACGTTGGGGGAGGGGATGAGCACCTACATCCTTGCCTCCGACAACCCTGACGACATCCGGCGGTTTGCTGAGGTGGCTGCGGGGGTGCGTGAGGCTGTGTCCGTGGCGCGCGCGGGTGGGCGTGTTGCTGCTGCTGGTGGTGCTGCTGGTGGTGCTGCTGCCGGGCGTCCTGCGGGTGGCTTCACCGTCGTACCTACACCGCCTCCTGCTGTGCGGCGTAGCGCAGTACAGCTGCTGGACGAGGCGGAGCGGCCGACCGGTCCGGTGCCGGACCCGGGGCGGACCTATACGCCGTACCAGCTGCAGTCCGGTCAGCACCTGATCGACGTACACGATCACCTGCGTGCTGAGCTGGAGCAGGTGCGTGACCTGGTGGAGCAGGTCGCCGCCGGGACGCTCGGGGTGGGTGCGGCGCGGTCGCACATCAACACGATGACCATGCGGCAGAACAACTGGACCCTGGGGACGTACTGCGAGTCGTACTGCCGGCTGGTCACGACGCATCACTCGCTGGAGGACGCGTCGCTGTTCCCGCATCTGCGCCGGGCGGATCCTGCTCTGGTGCCGGTGGTGGACCGGTTGCAGGAGGAGCACAAGATCATCCACGACGTGCTCGAAGGCGTCGACAAGGCGCTGGTCGCGCTGGTTGACGGATCAGGAAGCATCGACGGCTTGCGGGCTGCCGTCGACCTGCTGGACGACACGCTGTTGTCGCACCTGTCGTACGAGGAGCGTGAACTGGTCGAGCCGTTGGCGCGGCTCGGGGTCTTGTGA